A region from the Actinoplanes sp. OR16 genome encodes:
- a CDS encoding PadR family transcriptional regulator produces the protein MRRRMHRGDVRAAVLLLLAENDQPMHGYQLMHAIAGRTGGRWQPSPGAIYPAISQLEDEGLVTVTASAGRKLVILTRQGRESAGEAQPLIFEKDDAIDLRPLLMQVHDAARQVARTGTEAQVEQAAQILADTRRAIYLLLAEG, from the coding sequence ATGCGACGCCGGATGCACCGCGGAGACGTCCGAGCAGCGGTTCTCCTCCTGCTGGCCGAGAACGATCAGCCGATGCACGGCTATCAGCTGATGCACGCGATCGCCGGGCGCACCGGCGGGCGATGGCAGCCGAGTCCGGGCGCGATCTACCCGGCGATCAGTCAGCTGGAGGACGAAGGGCTGGTCACGGTCACTGCCAGCGCCGGCCGCAAGCTCGTCATCCTGACCCGGCAAGGCCGTGAGAGCGCCGGAGAAGCGCAGCCTTTGATCTTCGAGAAAGACGACGCCATCGATCTGCGGCCACTGCTCATGCAGGTGCACGACGCCGCGAGACAGGTCGCCCGCACCGGCACCGAAGCGCAGGTCGAGCAGGCCGCGCAGATCCTCGCCGACACCCGCAGAGCGATCTACCTGCTACTAGCCGAAGGATAG
- a CDS encoding Ig-like domain repeat protein, with amino-acid sequence MRKRTIGTALAASVLATTTVFGIGTAFAATAPTTLTDQQRHVLSGYHADRMIVDGVRQRLIVADDMAHRILAVRYDGTIAAEVALPDGTNAGDLRLSADSGTLWATVPGAHQIISWKADSLEEIRRYTFGTAYELGDLVLTGGKVWFAVDVNRFGVLDPETGESTAFVLGQGNNSSASAKPPLMAVNPKDPTRLALTDTSTRGDLFLYDISGATPALVAQTQTGYVSGHTAVGFTADGYDIFVTGYNGVYETSAGTLSGGTTISTDAGADVESSAASWVAVGMNPSAERTDLRLFPPTGETVPSREFDFPISGAAPVLTDLAWEPGADRLFAITTDAAGAQSLWTIDKASVIPAPPAPVQTATSITLKAPATAGRGSGINVTGTLAGGLPMGTPVKVVRTDAETPAGVTVKASDTNASGAFSFLDFPQAGGTIGYTVSYAGDATHKASSAKVSVSVAKTTPALTLNRNGTVNAYNATVTMTARLGATYKNRTVEIWADPYGADQAKRLLKKGTVNGSGDLSVSFKLTRDTTFSAVFAGDTRYAARTVTSTLRTKVAVSTAVTKHYKVKKSYYYVRKRTNPKFTTTMTAYPNRKQQLVFEKFSGGKWVAWKSGTYKLSTAGKYTYTLTGTHSTGVKYRVRAVYVTGTSGDSANYTTYGSWRYFRFTS; translated from the coding sequence ATGCGTAAACGCACCATCGGGACCGCGCTGGCGGCGAGCGTGCTCGCCACGACGACGGTCTTCGGCATCGGGACGGCGTTCGCCGCGACCGCCCCCACCACGCTGACCGACCAGCAGCGTCACGTCCTCAGCGGCTACCACGCCGACCGCATGATCGTCGACGGCGTCCGCCAGCGCCTGATCGTCGCCGACGACATGGCGCACCGGATCCTGGCGGTGAGGTACGACGGCACGATCGCTGCCGAGGTGGCGCTCCCGGACGGTACGAACGCCGGTGACCTGCGGCTGTCAGCGGACTCCGGCACGCTGTGGGCGACCGTTCCCGGCGCCCACCAGATCATCTCGTGGAAGGCGGACAGCCTCGAGGAGATCCGGCGCTACACCTTCGGCACCGCCTACGAGCTGGGCGACCTGGTGCTCACCGGCGGCAAGGTGTGGTTCGCGGTCGACGTCAACCGGTTCGGCGTGCTCGACCCGGAGACCGGCGAATCGACGGCGTTCGTCCTCGGTCAGGGGAACAACTCGTCGGCGTCGGCGAAGCCGCCCCTGATGGCGGTGAACCCGAAGGACCCGACCCGGCTCGCGCTGACCGACACGAGCACGCGGGGCGATCTCTTCCTCTACGACATCAGCGGGGCCACGCCCGCGCTGGTCGCGCAGACCCAGACCGGCTACGTGTCCGGCCACACCGCTGTCGGCTTCACCGCCGACGGCTACGACATCTTCGTGACCGGCTACAACGGCGTCTACGAGACGTCGGCCGGCACCCTGAGCGGCGGCACCACCATCTCGACGGACGCCGGCGCCGACGTGGAGTCGTCAGCGGCGTCGTGGGTCGCGGTCGGCATGAACCCGAGCGCGGAGCGTACCGACCTGCGCCTCTTCCCGCCGACCGGCGAGACCGTGCCGTCCCGGGAGTTCGACTTCCCGATCTCCGGGGCCGCGCCGGTCCTCACCGACCTGGCCTGGGAGCCGGGTGCTGACCGGCTCTTCGCGATCACCACCGACGCGGCCGGCGCGCAGAGCCTCTGGACGATCGACAAGGCGTCGGTCATCCCCGCCCCGCCGGCGCCGGTGCAGACCGCCACCTCGATCACGCTGAAGGCGCCTGCCACCGCGGGCCGCGGCTCGGGCATCAACGTCACCGGCACGCTCGCCGGTGGTCTGCCGATGGGCACGCCGGTCAAGGTCGTCCGTACCGACGCCGAGACGCCCGCCGGTGTCACGGTCAAGGCCTCGGACACGAATGCCAGCGGGGCTTTCAGTTTCCTCGACTTCCCGCAGGCCGGCGGCACGATCGGTTACACGGTCTCCTACGCCGGGGACGCCACCCACAAGGCGTCGTCAGCGAAGGTGTCGGTGTCGGTCGCCAAGACCACGCCGGCGCTGACGCTGAACAGGAACGGGACGGTCAACGCGTACAACGCCACCGTCACCATGACCGCGCGGCTCGGCGCCACGTACAAGAACCGGACCGTGGAGATCTGGGCCGACCCGTACGGTGCCGACCAGGCCAAGCGCCTGCTCAAGAAGGGGACGGTGAACGGCTCCGGCGACCTGAGCGTGAGCTTCAAGCTGACCCGGGACACCACGTTCAGCGCGGTCTTCGCCGGTGACACCCGGTACGCCGCCCGCACCGTGACCTCCACGCTGCGGACGAAGGTCGCCGTCTCGACCGCTGTCACCAAGCACTACAAGGTCAAGAAGTCGTACTACTACGTGCGCAAGCGGACGAACCCGAAGTTCACCACGACGATGACCGCGTACCCGAACCGGAAGCAGCAGCTGGTCTTCGAGAAGTTCTCGGGCGGCAAGTGGGTGGCGTGGAAGTCCGGCACCTACAAGCTCAGCACGGCCGGCAAGTACACGTACACGCTGACCGGCACGCACTCCACCGGAGTGAAGTACCGGGTGCGGGCCGTCTACGTGACCGGGACGTCCGGTGACAGCGCGAACTACACGACGTACGGATCCTGGAGGTACTTCCGCTTCACGAGCTAG
- a CDS encoding molybdopterin-binding protein, whose translation MTTFQIGEAADLLGVSTDTVRRWVDAGRLAASRDQQGHRVIDGVDLAAFVRGQAADPDERSEESSARNRLRGIVTAVVKDTVMAQVDIQAGPFRVVSLMSREAVDELDLQVGSVAVAVIKSTTVVVERAVKR comes from the coding sequence GTGACGACTTTCCAGATCGGTGAGGCGGCCGACCTGCTCGGCGTCAGCACCGACACGGTCCGCCGCTGGGTCGACGCGGGCCGGCTCGCAGCCAGCCGGGACCAGCAAGGCCACCGGGTGATCGACGGTGTGGATCTGGCTGCTTTCGTGCGGGGTCAGGCTGCCGACCCGGACGAGCGTTCCGAGGAATCCTCGGCCCGGAACCGTCTGCGAGGCATTGTCACGGCCGTCGTGAAGGACACCGTGATGGCTCAGGTCGACATCCAGGCGGGCCCCTTCCGCGTCGTCTCTCTGATGAGCCGGGAGGCCGTGGACGAGCTGGACCTGCAGGTCGGCTCAGTGGCCGTAGCAGTGATCAAGTCGACGACCGTGGTCGTGGAACGAGCCGTCAAGAGGTAG
- a CDS encoding MFS transporter: protein MTSDTEQRTIRSLIPARIDRLSWSPFHTRIIIALGTAWVLDGLEITVASAVGPVLAEQETLALSSTQVGLIATVYLLGEVFGALFFGRLSDALGRKNLFIVTLAVYLGGNALTALTWGNGPAALVFLYLTRFIAGAGIGGEYAAINSAIDEMMPAKYRGRVDIGVNGTYWGGAIIGTLGTYILLNNVDLNLAWRIAFLLGPIIGVAIWGLRRHLPESPRWLVMHGREEEAEENIARIERAAESSGQTLPPLDESKAIDIRPTKPHGYLSLLKVLFRLYPARSTLGATLMITQSFLYNAIFFTYTLVLTKFYGVSEKAAPLYLVAFALGNLIGPLTIGRLFDTVGRRKMISGTYLLSGALLAITAFLFDAGALNVVTQTIAWSVIFFFASAGASSAYLTVSEIFPLEIRAQAIAVFFAIAQCFGAIGPVFYGALIGEGDDPSKLFIGYLIGAAVMAVGGLVEAFIGIDAEGKSLEDVATPLSAVTTRPRATG, encoded by the coding sequence ATGACATCAGACACGGAACAGCGCACCATCCGCAGCCTGATCCCCGCGCGGATCGACCGGCTCAGCTGGTCGCCGTTCCACACCCGCATCATCATCGCGCTTGGCACGGCGTGGGTTCTCGACGGACTGGAGATCACCGTTGCCAGCGCCGTCGGCCCGGTCCTGGCCGAGCAGGAGACCTTGGCTTTGAGTTCGACCCAGGTCGGCCTCATTGCCACCGTCTATCTGCTCGGTGAGGTCTTCGGCGCTCTCTTCTTCGGCCGGCTCTCCGATGCCCTCGGCCGCAAGAACCTGTTCATCGTGACCCTGGCCGTCTACCTCGGCGGTAACGCGCTCACCGCCTTGACCTGGGGTAACGGTCCAGCCGCACTGGTCTTCCTGTATCTCACGAGATTCATAGCCGGAGCCGGTATCGGCGGCGAGTACGCCGCGATCAACTCCGCGATCGACGAGATGATGCCGGCGAAGTACCGCGGCCGGGTCGACATCGGTGTGAACGGCACCTACTGGGGTGGCGCGATCATCGGCACGCTCGGCACGTACATCCTGCTCAACAATGTGGACCTGAACCTGGCGTGGCGGATCGCCTTCCTGCTCGGCCCGATCATCGGTGTGGCCATCTGGGGTCTGCGCCGGCACCTGCCGGAGAGCCCGCGCTGGCTGGTCATGCACGGCCGCGAGGAGGAGGCCGAGGAGAACATCGCCCGGATCGAGCGGGCCGCCGAGTCCTCCGGCCAGACGCTGCCGCCGCTCGACGAGTCGAAGGCCATCGACATCAGGCCGACCAAGCCGCACGGCTATCTGTCGCTGCTCAAGGTGCTGTTCCGGCTCTATCCGGCCCGGTCGACGCTCGGCGCCACGCTGATGATCACGCAGTCGTTCCTCTACAACGCGATCTTCTTCACGTACACGCTGGTGCTCACGAAGTTCTACGGCGTCTCGGAGAAGGCCGCGCCGCTCTACCTGGTGGCGTTCGCGCTCGGCAACCTGATCGGCCCGCTCACCATCGGGCGGCTCTTCGACACCGTCGGACGGCGCAAGATGATCTCGGGGACGTACCTGCTCTCCGGGGCGCTGCTGGCGATCACCGCGTTCCTCTTCGACGCGGGCGCCCTCAACGTCGTGACGCAGACGATCGCGTGGAGCGTGATCTTCTTCTTCGCTTCGGCGGGCGCGAGTTCGGCGTACCTGACGGTCAGCGAGATCTTCCCGCTGGAGATCCGGGCGCAGGCCATCGCGGTCTTCTTCGCGATCGCCCAGTGCTTCGGCGCGATCGGGCCGGTCTTCTACGGCGCGCTGATCGGCGAAGGCGACGATCCGAGCAAGCTCTTCATCGGGTACCTGATCGGCGCCGCGGTGATGGCGGTCGGCGGCCTGGTCGAGGCGTTCATCGGCATCGACGCCGAGGGCAAGTCGCTGGAGGACGTGGCCACACCGCTGTCGGCAGTGACCACGCGTCCCCGGGCCACCGGCTAG
- a CDS encoding rhamnogalacturonan lyase B N-terminal domain-containing protein, which translates to MAKTKTKALAGGLFSAAVLAGAGLLGIGQPWASAAANVSFDTGTGLSFIVNGTNGNMTSLKHNGTELTASGYAAGQFESGWSSATVTSQTFNNGSSILVSAANTSIGVTQYYFARKNDNTIYMATSIAKALNPGEARFIARLKPSLLTTSPTAAKTGGANTTVEGSDVFAFANGQTASKFYSSQRLIAQQSFGASGNGHGAYIIPAYTDMTSGGPFFRDIEVNDTGSAVNITHYMFSGHQQTEALRLGLHGPYALAITDGAAPAARSMDFLASFFPGMLSNAQRGGVSGTANGTWNGLTATVGLAGTNGQYWGRVKSGKFVIGHVKPGTYKATLYAGELETATTTITVTAGATTTLAMTGSVPAAGKLLQIGAFDGTPAGFVNADKIETMHPSDTRMAAWSRTASATSFPMAEFKAVNSPIALGFTLSSVPANGAKLRIATTSSFAGGRPAVSIGGWTSPASASPAPVNLNSRNVTRGTWRGINTTYTFTIPASALKTGANTLSISVLSGSSGDTFLSPNFIFDGLALDPA; encoded by the coding sequence ATGGCGAAAACGAAAACCAAGGCCCTCGCAGGCGGCCTCTTCTCGGCAGCCGTCCTGGCCGGCGCCGGTCTCCTCGGCATAGGCCAGCCCTGGGCCAGCGCCGCGGCGAACGTCAGCTTCGACACCGGCACCGGACTGTCGTTCATCGTCAACGGCACGAACGGCAACATGACGTCGCTGAAGCACAACGGCACCGAGCTGACCGCATCCGGCTATGCGGCCGGCCAGTTCGAGTCGGGCTGGTCGTCGGCGACGGTGACGAGCCAGACGTTCAACAACGGCAGCTCGATCCTGGTGAGCGCGGCGAACACGTCGATCGGCGTGACGCAGTACTACTTCGCCCGCAAGAACGACAACACGATCTACATGGCGACCAGCATCGCGAAGGCGCTGAACCCGGGTGAGGCCCGGTTCATCGCGCGGCTGAAGCCGTCGCTGCTCACGACGTCCCCGACGGCCGCGAAGACAGGCGGCGCGAATACCACGGTCGAGGGATCCGACGTCTTCGCGTTCGCCAACGGCCAGACCGCGTCGAAGTTCTACAGCTCGCAGCGCCTGATCGCCCAGCAATCTTTTGGAGCGAGCGGCAACGGGCACGGGGCGTACATCATCCCGGCCTACACCGACATGACCTCCGGCGGCCCGTTCTTCCGGGACATCGAGGTCAACGACACCGGCAGCGCCGTCAACATCACGCACTACATGTTCAGCGGCCACCAGCAGACCGAGGCGCTGCGGCTGGGGCTGCACGGCCCGTACGCCCTCGCGATCACCGACGGCGCCGCACCGGCCGCCCGGAGCATGGACTTCCTGGCGTCCTTCTTCCCGGGGATGCTCTCGAACGCGCAGCGCGGCGGCGTCAGCGGCACCGCGAACGGCACCTGGAACGGCCTGACGGCGACGGTCGGCCTGGCCGGCACGAACGGTCAGTACTGGGGCCGGGTCAAGTCCGGGAAATTCGTCATCGGTCACGTGAAGCCGGGCACCTACAAGGCCACCCTCTACGCCGGTGAGCTGGAGACGGCAACCACGACGATCACCGTGACGGCGGGCGCGACGACCACACTCGCGATGACCGGCAGCGTCCCGGCGGCGGGAAAGCTCCTGCAGATCGGCGCCTTCGACGGCACTCCGGCGGGCTTCGTCAACGCCGACAAGATCGAGACGATGCACCCGTCGGACACCCGCATGGCGGCGTGGAGCAGGACGGCGAGCGCGACGAGTTTCCCGATGGCCGAGTTCAAGGCGGTCAACTCGCCGATCGCACTCGGCTTCACCCTCTCCTCGGTGCCGGCGAACGGCGCGAAACTGAGGATCGCGACCACGTCGAGCTTCGCGGGCGGCCGTCCGGCGGTGTCGATCGGCGGCTGGACCTCACCGGCGTCCGCTTCACCCGCGCCGGTGAACCTGAACTCCCGCAACGTCACCCGCGGCACCTGGCGCGGGATCAACACGACCTACACCTTCACGATCCCGGCGAGCGCCCTCAAGACCGGCGCCAACACCCTGTCCATCTCGGTGCTGAGCGGCAGCAGCGGCGACACCTTCCTGAGCCCGAACTTCATCTTCGACGGTCTCGCCCTGGATCCCGCGTAA
- a CDS encoding DUF2218 domain-containing protein gives MTNTATATVATTAAPRYAKQLASHLGRRSEIKEIGEDIAIVLTVGECRLHSTPEALELTATADTEEDLKTVTRVVGSHLERFGQRNELAVDWNY, from the coding sequence ATGACGAACACCGCCACAGCGACGGTCGCCACCACCGCAGCCCCGCGATACGCCAAGCAGCTCGCCTCCCACCTGGGCCGCCGCAGCGAGATCAAAGAGATCGGCGAAGACATCGCCATCGTGCTGACCGTCGGGGAGTGCCGCCTGCACAGCACCCCGGAAGCCCTCGAACTGACCGCGACGGCCGACACCGAGGAGGACCTGAAGACCGTGACCCGGGTGGTCGGCTCCCACCTGGAGCGATTCGGGCAGCGGAACGAGCTGGCCGTCGACTGGAATTACTGA
- a CDS encoding Gfo/Idh/MocA family protein: MTLGVAVIGMGWMGRVHTQAYARVRHHYPDLPAPELIAVADDVPGRAASAARRFGFAASTMDWRELLGDPRIEAVSVTAPNFLHREIGAAVAAAGKHLWIEKPVGLRAADARAIVGPGQVTVGFNYRHAPAVVKARALLAAGEIGEVTHARFSFCSDYAASPDDALTWRFERERGGNGVLGDLGSHAVDLIRHLLGEIVSTSAATAILIPRRRRPLAVTSGHQRGTGELAAVENEDWFGALFELESGARVSCEASRVATGSPNAYGFTIHGTAGVLAWDFRRMGELRVGDATIFAGPGDGEFGAFQPGAAIAMSYDDLKVIEASLFLRSITSGVALGPGLTDAVRAAEVLEAIEASARH, translated from the coding sequence ATGACTCTTGGTGTCGCCGTGATCGGAATGGGCTGGATGGGCCGGGTCCACACGCAGGCCTACGCGCGGGTCCGCCACCACTACCCCGACCTCCCGGCGCCGGAGTTGATCGCGGTCGCCGACGACGTCCCCGGCCGGGCCGCCTCGGCCGCGCGGCGGTTCGGGTTCGCGGCGTCCACCATGGACTGGCGCGAGCTGCTCGGCGATCCGCGGATCGAGGCGGTCAGCGTCACCGCGCCGAACTTCCTGCACCGGGAGATCGGCGCCGCGGTCGCCGCCGCCGGCAAGCATCTGTGGATCGAGAAGCCGGTCGGCCTCCGCGCCGCCGACGCCCGCGCCATCGTCGGCCCGGGCCAGGTCACCGTCGGTTTCAACTACCGGCACGCGCCCGCCGTCGTGAAAGCACGGGCGCTGCTCGCCGCGGGGGAGATCGGTGAGGTGACGCATGCCCGGTTCAGCTTCTGCAGCGACTACGCCGCCTCCCCGGACGACGCTCTGACCTGGCGGTTCGAGCGCGAACGCGGTGGCAACGGCGTACTGGGGGATCTCGGGTCGCACGCCGTCGACCTGATCCGGCATCTGCTCGGTGAGATCGTCTCGACCTCCGCGGCCACCGCGATCCTCATTCCACGCCGGCGGCGCCCGCTGGCGGTGACCTCCGGCCATCAGCGCGGTACGGGCGAACTGGCCGCTGTCGAGAACGAGGACTGGTTCGGGGCGCTGTTCGAGCTGGAGTCCGGCGCCCGGGTCTCGTGCGAGGCCAGCCGGGTGGCGACCGGTTCGCCGAACGCCTACGGCTTCACGATCCACGGCACGGCCGGGGTGCTGGCCTGGGACTTCCGCCGGATGGGCGAGCTGCGCGTCGGCGACGCCACGATCTTCGCGGGCCCCGGGGACGGCGAGTTCGGCGCGTTCCAGCCGGGCGCCGCGATCGCGATGAGCTACGACGACCTGAAGGTGATCGAGGCGTCGCTCTTCCTGCGTTCGATCACGTCGGGGGTGGCGCTGGGTCCCGGGCTCACGGACGCCGTCCGAGCCGCCGAAGTGCTGGAGGCGATCGAGGCGTCGGCCAGGCACTAA